Proteins found in one Alicyclobacillus cycloheptanicus genomic segment:
- a CDS encoding SDR family NAD(P)-dependent oxidoreductase — MRFIEKVSVVTGAGSGIGAATAMRLAEEGARVILVGRTEQKLSSVAHEMNLRHPDTASFFVADVTKEEDVLQLFQHVKEKHGRLHVLVNNAGAAATTNIRDIPVDEWDHLLSLNLRSVFLVSRVLAELMTAVGDEEAGWQTNAIVNVASLSGHKAAARMPHYSASKAAVINLTRTLANEYGRFGIRVNSVSPGFVDTPLMENGMKNPRFIESLRRNTVLGRAALPKEIANVIAFVASSEASYMTGSDILVDGGWMIK, encoded by the coding sequence TTGCGTTTTATTGAAAAAGTTTCGGTGGTTACCGGCGCAGGCAGTGGAATTGGAGCGGCAACTGCCATGCGCCTGGCGGAAGAAGGCGCTCGGGTGATATTGGTTGGTCGAACAGAGCAAAAGCTGAGCAGTGTCGCCCATGAAATGAATTTGAGGCACCCAGATACTGCATCGTTTTTTGTGGCGGATGTGACCAAGGAAGAAGATGTTCTGCAACTCTTCCAGCATGTCAAGGAGAAGCATGGTCGACTTCACGTCTTGGTGAATAATGCTGGGGCAGCCGCGACCACGAACATTCGGGACATTCCGGTGGATGAATGGGACCACTTGCTGTCATTGAACTTGCGAAGCGTTTTTCTTGTTTCGAGGGTTCTGGCAGAGTTGATGACCGCTGTGGGCGACGAGGAAGCGGGCTGGCAGACAAACGCAATTGTGAACGTGGCTTCACTCTCTGGTCATAAAGCGGCCGCTCGAATGCCGCATTACAGTGCTTCCAAGGCGGCGGTGATTAACCTCACCAGGACACTTGCCAATGAATACGGACGGTTTGGGATACGTGTCAATTCCGTCTCCCCGGGATTTGTCGATACGCCGCTGATGGAAAACGGTATGAAAAACCCGCGATTCATCGAATCTCTGCGGCGAAATACAGTCTTAGGCCGTGCGGCGCTTCCAAAGGAAATCGCGAATGTCATTGCCTTTGTTGCGTCCTCGGAGGCGTCGTATATGACGGGTTCTGATATCCTCGTGGATGGCGGATGGATGATTAAATAA
- a CDS encoding phosphotriesterase family protein gives MTIINTVKGQIDSSQLGCTLIHEHLRSRSESVAFQFPHLYDEAYEYQKALEQVLAVEQRGVQTICDPTVMEIGRDIRFMERVANATSVQIIAATGIYTYHYVPPHFQNRSIDYMAEVFVRDIEVGIQNTSIKAGFLKCATDAQGITPDVEKVIRAVARAHKKTGVPIMTHSHPASGTGLKQLDIFDEEGVNPKKVLISHCGDTDSLDYLLQVAERGAFMGMDRYGIGRPLALPTERRNDTVIQLVKRGYANQMFLSQDYCCTIDWFPEEVTRQMLPKWSMTYVLDEIIPQLIEGGVSEAQIKTMLYDNARRWFEGSGD, from the coding sequence ATGACCATCATCAATACGGTCAAGGGTCAGATCGACAGTTCTCAATTAGGCTGCACGTTGATTCACGAACACCTGCGCTCACGTTCTGAGTCCGTGGCCTTTCAGTTTCCTCACCTGTATGATGAAGCGTATGAATACCAAAAGGCCTTGGAGCAGGTTCTCGCAGTAGAACAGCGTGGTGTGCAGACGATATGTGACCCTACGGTGATGGAAATTGGCAGGGACATTCGTTTCATGGAGCGCGTGGCAAATGCAACCAGTGTGCAAATCATTGCTGCTACCGGCATTTATACGTATCACTATGTGCCCCCCCATTTTCAAAACCGAAGCATCGACTACATGGCGGAGGTATTCGTTCGGGATATTGAAGTTGGAATTCAAAACACGTCCATTAAGGCGGGATTTCTAAAATGTGCTACAGATGCGCAGGGAATTACGCCGGATGTTGAAAAGGTGATTCGTGCGGTTGCACGGGCTCATAAAAAAACGGGTGTTCCGATTATGACGCATTCCCATCCGGCCAGCGGCACAGGTCTCAAGCAATTGGACATCTTCGATGAGGAAGGCGTTAACCCGAAGAAGGTGCTCATCAGCCATTGTGGAGACACCGATAGTTTGGATTACTTACTCCAGGTGGCGGAACGAGGTGCGTTTATGGGCATGGATCGATACGGGATTGGACGTCCGCTTGCGCTTCCCACGGAACGGCGAAATGATACGGTCATTCAATTGGTGAAACGAGGATATGCCAATCAAATGTTCCTGTCGCAGGACTATTGCTGCACCATCGACTGGTTCCCTGAAGAAGTCACCAGACAAATGCTTCCGAAGTGGTCCATGACCTATGTGCTGGACGAAATTATCCCACAGCTCATAGAGGGTGGTGTCAGTGAGGCGCAAATCAAAACAATGCTGTATGACAATGCACGCCGTTGGTTTGAAGGCTCCGGTGATTGA
- a CDS encoding MFS transporter, which produces MTQEEIARAASVEVTKRRNGLTRNAALVTFTSLAGFTLVNMDSSFFTFSYPTIMKELHISIQQISYLYTGIFIIGAIATFIFGPILDRFGRKVVFQFALYATAIGSLVSALGFNFGSLFAFRGITQIGASSEWMSGQVMVAEEASSQSRGWWVGFSQIGWPVGWFIASLLSLVVIPTLGWRWLFVIGLIPALFVLWVRRNVKETERFRDLKRVLDRGESTSQVQTRFRVDTSRANKFTYRQLFERDLIRTSLLISLWQLIYNYGCASIINWLPTITTDHHIASSSVFGTSAWGSGVGIFGYLTAAYLGEKFGRREVSAVFLILGSAAGLLLAFDAANWATLTLFYALYYFFTIGQMGAAVAFALESFPTRARGTGGTLLSVATSVGFIFAGLTGSVLFSHMGVNQTIFIWGFLCSLVPGLLALVQKESSPEQTLRKLRFDASEAGIEEDESNDHHQYGQGSDRQFSIRLHVDSRTPALTF; this is translated from the coding sequence TTGACGCAAGAGGAGATTGCACGCGCCGCTTCGGTTGAAGTAACAAAGAGGAGAAATGGGCTCACAAGGAACGCTGCCCTCGTCACCTTTACGTCGTTAGCCGGATTTACGCTGGTGAATATGGATAGCAGCTTCTTTACGTTTAGTTATCCGACCATCATGAAGGAACTGCACATTTCCATCCAACAAATTTCTTACCTTTACACTGGGATTTTTATCATTGGCGCCATCGCTACCTTTATATTTGGTCCCATTCTTGACCGCTTCGGACGAAAGGTGGTGTTTCAATTTGCGCTCTATGCAACTGCCATCGGCAGTCTCGTAAGTGCGCTGGGATTTAACTTTGGATCATTGTTTGCGTTTCGGGGAATCACACAAATCGGCGCGAGTTCGGAGTGGATGTCTGGACAGGTAATGGTGGCCGAGGAAGCAAGCAGTCAAAGCCGAGGATGGTGGGTCGGATTTTCACAAATTGGTTGGCCTGTCGGGTGGTTTATCGCCTCTTTGCTTTCCTTGGTCGTCATTCCCACATTGGGCTGGCGATGGCTGTTCGTGATTGGCTTGATTCCGGCGCTGTTTGTACTTTGGGTGAGAAGAAATGTCAAAGAGACCGAGAGATTTAGAGATTTAAAAAGGGTGCTGGATCGTGGTGAAAGCACTTCCCAAGTGCAAACAAGGTTCAGGGTGGATACTTCAAGGGCCAACAAATTCACCTATCGGCAGCTCTTTGAGCGCGACCTGATTCGTACATCGCTTCTGATTTCTCTGTGGCAGTTGATCTATAACTATGGCTGCGCTTCGATTATTAACTGGCTTCCAACAATAACGACCGACCATCACATCGCATCCTCGTCTGTGTTTGGCACTTCGGCCTGGGGGTCGGGTGTAGGTATCTTTGGTTATCTGACCGCCGCGTATCTAGGCGAGAAATTTGGCAGAAGGGAAGTAAGCGCTGTCTTTCTCATCCTGGGATCCGCAGCTGGGCTGCTGTTGGCATTCGATGCTGCCAACTGGGCAACCCTGACCCTCTTCTATGCCCTCTACTACTTTTTTACAATCGGTCAAATGGGAGCGGCAGTCGCTTTTGCATTGGAGTCATTTCCGACGCGTGCGCGGGGGACCGGTGGAACCCTGTTGTCGGTCGCCACGTCGGTAGGATTTATCTTCGCTGGCCTGACCGGTTCCGTTCTATTCAGCCACATGGGCGTTAACCAGACAATTTTCATTTGGGGGTTTTTATGTTCGCTGGTTCCCGGTTTGTTGGCTTTGGTACAAAAAGAGTCAAGCCCGGAACAGACCTTGAGGAAATTGCGATTTGATGCAAGTGAGGCTGGAATCGAGGAGGATGAATCAAATGACCATCATCAATACGGTCAAGGGTCAGATCGACAGTTCTCAATTAGGCTGCACGTTGATTCACGAACACCTGCGCTCACGTTCTGA
- a CDS encoding helix-turn-helix domain-containing protein — protein sequence MNNPFINILWLAKSEYPSGSCLAPHAHADYYQIYYVVSGEGDFFVGKACVKMERGMYLFARPNDIHGIRTARDVDGEPLRMLEVKYVVFDSDFKEALNQLPMVCQGSDEIERMLWVVFTEAIETRPWYLEVATHTLITVLYHMIRHQRIERSTISGKSKIVDQIKENVNRNYQNDISLDQLSELVGHSKNYICKTFKEQTGMTINLYLNKVRIDRAAELLVNTHAEISEISSSVGYNNVYHFMKTFKKIVGTSPGNFRKSELCGSALVSSRVRAITMIPVQQTSHDIQRTDVKHESSAAGFV from the coding sequence ATGAACAACCCGTTCATCAATATCCTTTGGCTTGCAAAAAGTGAATATCCATCAGGCAGCTGTCTAGCCCCTCACGCTCATGCAGATTACTATCAGATTTATTATGTCGTCAGCGGGGAGGGGGATTTCTTCGTCGGCAAGGCATGCGTAAAAATGGAGCGAGGTATGTATCTGTTTGCTCGACCGAATGATATTCACGGAATTCGTACTGCTCGAGACGTAGATGGAGAACCTTTAAGGATGTTGGAAGTAAAGTACGTTGTGTTTGACAGCGATTTCAAAGAAGCTCTCAATCAACTTCCCATGGTATGTCAAGGGTCGGATGAGATTGAGCGAATGCTGTGGGTGGTTTTTACAGAGGCCATCGAGACACGTCCTTGGTATTTGGAGGTCGCTACACATACGCTCATCACGGTCCTTTACCACATGATTCGCCATCAAAGAATTGAACGATCAACAATTTCCGGTAAATCAAAAATTGTTGATCAAATCAAGGAAAACGTCAACAGGAATTATCAGAATGACATTTCTCTGGACCAACTCTCGGAACTCGTCGGTCACAGCAAGAACTACATCTGCAAAACTTTCAAGGAACAAACTGGGATGACCATCAACCTATATCTGAATAAGGTTCGCATCGACAGAGCCGCGGAGTTGCTTGTGAATACCCATGCGGAAATATCAGAAATCAGCAGCAGCGTGGGGTACAACAATGTTTATCATTTCATGAAGACGTTCAAAAAAATCGTTGGCACTTCACCAGGGAACTTTCGCAAGAGTGAGCTTTGCGGCAGTGCACTCGTAAGTTCTCGAGTACGGGCCATTACGATGATTCCAGTTCAGCAGACGAGCCACGATATACAGCGCACAGATGTCAAGCACGAATCGTCTGCAGCTGGGTTCGTATAA
- the icmF gene encoding fused isobutyryl-CoA mutase/GTPase IcmF has product MSQSTSDSAVQQVSAQAVQAGEPQEPLTPEQAEAEILAHQEKEPYRPRNKVRFVTASSLFDGHDASINIMRRILQSSGAEVIHLGHNRSVEEVVNAAIQEDVQGIAVSSYQGGHMEYFKYMYDLLQERGAGHIKIFGGGGGVIVPEEIAELEAYGITKIFSPDDGRRLGLQGMINFMLRACDVPTVRTVRDELAQLRKDNWAAIARLITLVEQPDDADDAYGDVVAAVRERAGAVPVLGITGTGGAGKSSLTDELVRRFLEDFEDKTVAIFSVDPSKQRTGGALLGDRIRMNALNNPRAYMRSLATRQSRSELSSAIREAIDIAKAAGFDLIIVETSGIGQGDAGIVDIADVSLYVMTAEYGAPSQLEKIEMLDYADVVAINKFDRRGSEDARRYVAKQLQRNRGAFDHDVESMPVYGTVASQFNDPGTNVLYRALIDVINQKCGTKWETRIEAGDPNERKPAIIPGERAQYLLEIVNTVRDYRKFTAQQVALARKCWQLRGVIAQLQEAGAGDTSEGAAGASGAHGEDLAASLQAMYDRLWQQLHFEARQILEGWDAKKARYQAEEFVTKVRDREIRTPLYTVSLSGLRVPKVCLPQYEDWGEILRWSMLENVPGEFPFTAGVFPLKRADEDPKRQFAGEGTPARTNRRFHYLSKNDRAKRLSTAFDSVTLYGEDPDYRPDIYGKVGESGVSVCTLDDMKKLYAGFDLCDPLTSVSMTINGPAPILLAMFMNTAIDQQIDKFTAEHGRAPSDEERAQIRARTLQTVRGTVQADILKEDQGQNTCIFSTEFALRMMGDIQQYFIDHKVRNYYSVSISGYHIAEAGANPISQLAFTLANAFTYVEYYLSRGMHVDDFAPNLSFFFSNGMDPEYTVIGRVARRIWATVMKHKYGANERSQKLKYHIQTSGRSLHAQEVDFNDIRTTLQALLAIYDNCNSLHTNAYDEAITTPTEESVRRAMAIQMIINREFGLTKNENPLQGAFIVEELTDLVEEAVLQEFLRINDRGGVLGAMETQYQRSKIQEESMYYEHLKHSGELPIIGVNTFLNPKTLAPDYTPPKLELARATKEEKEEQIRNLRAFHEAHKDEAPAALARLKQVARQGGNLFAELMETVRVASLGQITQALYEVGGKYRRNM; this is encoded by the coding sequence ATGAGTCAGTCCACGAGTGATTCTGCGGTACAGCAAGTCAGCGCGCAGGCTGTCCAGGCGGGGGAGCCGCAGGAGCCCCTCACCCCGGAGCAGGCGGAGGCGGAAATTCTCGCACACCAGGAGAAAGAACCCTATCGCCCGCGCAACAAGGTTCGGTTCGTAACCGCTTCCAGCTTGTTTGACGGACACGACGCGTCCATTAACATCATGCGGCGCATTCTGCAGTCGTCTGGGGCGGAAGTGATTCACCTGGGCCACAACCGCTCCGTTGAGGAAGTGGTCAACGCGGCTATCCAGGAGGATGTGCAGGGCATTGCGGTCAGTTCCTATCAGGGCGGGCACATGGAGTACTTCAAATACATGTACGACCTGCTGCAGGAGCGGGGTGCCGGGCACATCAAAATCTTCGGCGGCGGCGGCGGGGTCATTGTTCCGGAAGAAATCGCGGAACTCGAGGCCTACGGCATTACGAAGATTTTTTCGCCGGACGACGGGCGCCGGCTTGGCCTCCAGGGAATGATCAACTTCATGCTGCGCGCCTGCGATGTCCCGACCGTCCGGACGGTCCGCGACGAACTCGCACAGCTGCGCAAGGACAACTGGGCTGCGATTGCACGCCTCATCACGCTGGTGGAACAACCGGACGACGCCGACGATGCGTACGGCGACGTCGTGGCGGCCGTCCGCGAGCGTGCTGGCGCGGTGCCGGTGCTGGGCATCACCGGAACGGGCGGCGCCGGCAAGTCGTCGCTCACGGACGAATTGGTGCGGCGCTTCCTGGAGGACTTCGAGGACAAAACGGTCGCCATTTTCTCTGTCGATCCGTCCAAGCAGCGGACCGGGGGGGCACTTTTGGGCGATCGCATCCGAATGAACGCCCTCAACAACCCGCGCGCGTATATGCGCAGCCTGGCGACGCGGCAGTCGCGGTCGGAGCTGTCGAGCGCCATTCGCGAGGCGATTGACATCGCGAAGGCGGCGGGGTTTGACCTCATCATTGTGGAGACCAGCGGGATTGGCCAGGGGGACGCCGGCATTGTCGACATTGCCGACGTGTCGCTCTATGTGATGACCGCAGAGTACGGCGCGCCCTCCCAATTGGAGAAAATCGAAATGCTGGACTACGCGGATGTGGTCGCGATTAACAAGTTCGACCGCCGCGGTTCGGAGGACGCGCGCCGCTACGTTGCCAAGCAGCTGCAGCGCAACCGCGGGGCGTTCGATCACGACGTCGAATCCATGCCAGTGTACGGCACCGTTGCCAGCCAGTTCAACGACCCGGGGACGAACGTGCTGTATCGCGCGCTGATTGACGTGATCAACCAGAAGTGCGGGACGAAGTGGGAGACGCGCATTGAAGCGGGCGACCCGAACGAGCGCAAACCGGCGATTATCCCAGGCGAGCGCGCGCAGTACTTGCTCGAAATTGTGAACACGGTGCGCGATTACCGGAAGTTTACGGCGCAGCAGGTCGCGCTGGCGCGCAAGTGCTGGCAGCTGCGCGGCGTCATTGCACAGCTGCAGGAAGCTGGCGCGGGGGACACGTCGGAGGGTGCTGCAGGCGCTTCGGGCGCCCACGGCGAGGACCTCGCAGCGTCGCTGCAGGCCATGTACGACCGGCTGTGGCAGCAGCTGCACTTTGAAGCTCGCCAGATTCTCGAAGGCTGGGACGCCAAAAAGGCACGCTATCAGGCAGAGGAGTTTGTGACAAAGGTTCGCGATCGCGAAATTCGCACTCCCCTTTACACGGTGTCGTTGTCTGGGCTGCGCGTGCCCAAGGTGTGCCTGCCGCAGTACGAGGACTGGGGCGAGATTTTGCGCTGGTCGATGCTCGAAAACGTCCCGGGCGAATTTCCGTTTACGGCTGGCGTGTTCCCGCTCAAGCGGGCAGACGAGGACCCGAAGCGGCAGTTCGCCGGAGAAGGGACGCCAGCGCGTACGAACCGGCGGTTCCACTACCTCTCAAAGAACGACCGCGCCAAGCGGTTGTCCACGGCCTTCGACAGCGTCACCCTGTACGGGGAAGATCCCGACTATCGCCCGGACATTTACGGCAAGGTCGGGGAGAGTGGTGTCAGCGTCTGCACCCTGGACGACATGAAGAAGCTGTACGCAGGGTTTGACTTGTGCGACCCGCTGACCAGCGTTTCGATGACCATCAACGGGCCTGCGCCGATTCTGTTGGCGATGTTTATGAACACGGCGATTGACCAGCAGATTGACAAGTTTACTGCCGAACACGGCCGGGCGCCGAGCGACGAGGAACGGGCGCAAATCCGGGCGCGCACGCTGCAGACGGTGCGCGGCACGGTGCAAGCGGATATTCTGAAAGAAGACCAGGGCCAAAACACCTGCATCTTCTCGACGGAGTTTGCGCTGCGGATGATGGGCGACATCCAGCAGTACTTCATCGACCACAAAGTCCGCAACTACTACTCGGTCAGCATCAGCGGGTACCACATCGCGGAGGCCGGGGCGAACCCGATTTCGCAGCTGGCGTTCACGCTGGCCAACGCGTTCACCTACGTCGAGTACTACCTGAGCCGGGGCATGCACGTGGACGACTTTGCGCCCAACCTGTCGTTTTTCTTCAGCAACGGGATGGATCCGGAGTACACCGTGATCGGTCGAGTGGCCCGCCGCATCTGGGCCACGGTGATGAAGCACAAGTACGGCGCGAATGAACGCAGCCAAAAGCTGAAGTACCACATCCAGACATCGGGCCGCTCCCTGCACGCCCAGGAGGTCGATTTCAACGACATTCGCACGACGCTGCAGGCGCTGCTGGCCATTTACGACAACTGCAACTCGCTGCACACCAACGCGTACGACGAAGCCATCACCACGCCGACGGAGGAATCGGTCCGTCGGGCGATGGCGATTCAGATGATTATCAATCGGGAGTTCGGCCTCACGAAGAACGAGAACCCGCTGCAGGGCGCCTTCATCGTGGAGGAACTGACCGACCTCGTGGAAGAGGCGGTGCTCCAGGAGTTCCTTCGCATCAACGACCGCGGCGGCGTCCTTGGCGCCATGGAGACGCAGTACCAGCGCAGCAAAATTCAGGAGGAGTCGATGTACTACGAGCACCTCAAACACTCGGGCGAGCTGCCCATCATCGGCGTCAATACCTTCCTGAATCCAAAGACCTTGGCTCCGGACTACACGCCGCCAAAGCTGGAACTGGCGCGAGCGACGAAGGAAGAAAAGGAAGAACAGATTCGCAACCTGCGCGCTTTCCACGAAGCGCACAAGGACGAAGCGCCCGCAGCCCTTGCCCGCCTGAAACAAGTGGCACGCCAGGGCGGCAACTTGTTCGCCGAACTGATGGAGACCGTCCGGGTCGCGAGCCTTGGGCAAATTACCCAGGCCCTCTATGAAGTCGGCGGAAAGTACCGGCGCAATATGTAA
- a CDS encoding TetR/AcrR family transcriptional regulator: MTVTIPSQVKDPELLRTRRAQIVQAAVPLFSEKGFHKTTTRELARASGMSIGALYEYVQTKEDVLFLVCQHIHQEVESQLRVSLSEHTSVVVRLRLAIEAFLRVMDRMQADVLLIYQESKSLPEPYLKEVLAHETRITQVFEQLLREGVQDGSFRLRPGEEILLAHTIVVAGQMWAFRRWALKAVAFEDFAAAQVDMLMNAALPVAERDAP; this comes from the coding sequence GTGACTGTCACAATACCCAGTCAGGTGAAGGACCCGGAACTGTTACGAACGCGCCGCGCGCAGATTGTCCAAGCGGCGGTTCCGCTGTTTTCGGAAAAGGGTTTTCACAAAACGACAACGCGCGAACTGGCTCGCGCCAGCGGCATGTCGATTGGCGCACTGTACGAATATGTTCAGACGAAAGAAGATGTACTCTTTCTTGTCTGCCAGCATATTCACCAGGAAGTCGAGTCACAGCTGAGAGTCAGTCTGTCCGAGCACACCTCCGTCGTGGTGCGGCTGCGCCTTGCGATTGAGGCGTTTTTGCGGGTGATGGACCGCATGCAGGCGGACGTGCTGCTGATTTACCAGGAGAGCAAGTCTCTGCCGGAGCCGTACCTGAAGGAAGTGCTGGCGCACGAAACCCGCATCACACAGGTGTTCGAGCAGCTCCTGCGGGAAGGCGTGCAGGACGGCAGCTTCCGGCTGCGTCCCGGCGAGGAAATCCTGCTGGCGCACACCATTGTGGTGGCGGGGCAAATGTGGGCCTTTCGGCGCTGGGCGCTGAAAGCGGTTGCGTTTGAGGATTTTGCCGCGGCGCAGGTCGATATGTTGATGAATGCCGCCCTGCCTGTGGCAGAGCGAGACGCACCTTAG
- a CDS encoding type I phosphomannose isomerase catalytic subunit, which produces MQPYPVKFKPIPQERIWGGHEMKPVFHADRISEPIGEYWLVSGHPTALSVVENGPLAGKSLNELTAQFPDAYLGASPQPRFPVLIKLIEAQADLSVQVHPDDLYAQAHEGDFGKSEAWYIVKAPASGQVVYGHRFRSRDEYFRAVEEGHVRDYLGYRNVAQGDLVYVPARTLHALLAGTTLIEVQQTSDVTYRVYDWDRVDQQGKPRALHVNKAADVLNYAAAPETTDGPAAPRAVAGGTCELLIRCPYFQIERLQLASGAAYSVESGDAPVVLIGVSGTGRLSWPGAADEQVRPYHPWMVPACMTDAVVRADEPMVLLQVTYGRT; this is translated from the coding sequence GTGCAGCCTTATCCTGTCAAATTCAAACCGATTCCCCAGGAACGCATCTGGGGTGGACACGAGATGAAGCCTGTGTTTCACGCCGACCGGATTTCCGAACCGATTGGGGAGTATTGGCTGGTCTCCGGTCATCCCACGGCCTTGAGTGTGGTTGAGAACGGCCCGCTGGCGGGCAAGTCCCTGAACGAGCTGACCGCGCAGTTTCCGGACGCCTACCTGGGGGCTTCCCCGCAGCCGCGGTTTCCGGTGTTAATCAAGCTCATTGAAGCGCAGGCCGACCTTTCGGTTCAGGTCCACCCTGACGACCTGTACGCGCAGGCACACGAAGGGGACTTCGGCAAGAGCGAAGCGTGGTACATCGTGAAGGCGCCTGCCTCCGGACAGGTCGTCTACGGGCACCGGTTTCGCAGCCGCGACGAATACTTCCGTGCCGTGGAAGAAGGACACGTTCGCGACTACCTCGGCTATCGAAACGTCGCGCAAGGGGACTTGGTGTACGTTCCAGCGCGGACCCTGCATGCCTTGCTGGCTGGAACGACGCTCATCGAGGTGCAGCAAACGTCAGACGTCACCTATCGTGTGTACGATTGGGATCGCGTTGATCAACAAGGAAAGCCCCGCGCGCTGCACGTGAACAAGGCGGCGGACGTGCTGAACTACGCGGCTGCGCCGGAGACGACCGACGGGCCGGCGGCACCCCGCGCGGTGGCCGGCGGCACCTGTGAATTGCTCATCCGCTGCCCCTACTTTCAGATTGAGCGGCTGCAGCTCGCCAGCGGCGCCGCCTATTCAGTGGAATCTGGCGATGCACCCGTCGTGTTGATTGGGGTCTCCGGCACCGGAAGGCTTTCGTGGCCCGGTGCGGCGGATGAACAGGTGCGGCCGTACCACCCGTGGATGGTGCCAGCCTGCATGACGGATGCGGTGGTGCGGGCGGACGAGCCAATGGTCTTGCTGCAGGTCACCTATGGCAGAACCTGA
- a CDS encoding glycoside hydrolase family 130 protein has product MSTSKSISFPLGPFVKYAGNPILTPQGDGWEAKDLFNPAAIVKDGRVYLLYRAEDRTGPGLWNGTSRIGLAVSDDGYHFERHPEPVLVPTEPYELPGGCEDPRVVEIEGTYYMTYTAFDGETARLCLATSTDLYHWRKHGYLIATWPWGPQPDWTKSGAIVPERIDGRLVMYFGDSDIWMATSDNGIRWSVDEEPVMKRSGSKASFDSFLIEPGPTPVVTEDGILLIYNGARRITEGEHAGKLHYSVGQVLFSKDQPRHVLRRTPEAVFAPETQHEQFGQVDFVVFAEGLVRFGGQWLLYYGMADSTIGVASFEA; this is encoded by the coding sequence TTGAGTACGAGCAAGTCCATTTCGTTTCCGTTGGGTCCGTTCGTCAAGTATGCTGGGAATCCGATTCTGACACCGCAGGGCGACGGCTGGGAAGCCAAGGACTTATTCAACCCGGCGGCGATTGTCAAGGACGGGCGCGTGTATCTCCTGTACCGCGCAGAAGACCGGACCGGGCCCGGGTTGTGGAACGGGACGTCGCGCATTGGCCTGGCGGTCAGCGACGACGGCTACCATTTTGAACGGCACCCAGAACCGGTTTTGGTGCCAACCGAGCCGTACGAGCTGCCAGGGGGCTGCGAAGACCCGCGTGTTGTGGAAATCGAAGGGACGTACTACATGACATACACGGCGTTTGACGGCGAGACCGCACGGCTGTGTCTCGCGACGTCAACCGACCTTTATCATTGGCGGAAGCATGGCTACCTCATCGCGACATGGCCGTGGGGGCCGCAGCCGGACTGGACCAAGTCGGGCGCCATTGTGCCGGAGCGCATCGACGGGCGGCTGGTGATGTACTTCGGCGACTCCGACATCTGGATGGCCACCTCGGACAACGGAATCCGCTGGTCGGTAGACGAGGAACCGGTGATGAAGCGGAGCGGGTCGAAGGCGTCGTTTGACAGCTTCCTCATCGAGCCGGGTCCGACGCCCGTCGTCACGGAGGACGGGATCCTCCTGATTTACAACGGCGCGCGCAGAATTACCGAAGGCGAGCACGCCGGCAAACTGCATTACTCGGTGGGGCAGGTGCTGTTCTCCAAAGACCAGCCTCGCCACGTGCTGCGCCGAACGCCGGAGGCGGTATTCGCGCCCGAGACCCAGCATGAACAGTTCGGCCAGGTCGATTTCGTGGTCTTTGCGGAAGGGCTTGTGCGGTTTGGCGGCCAGTGGCTGTTGTACTACGGCATGGCGGACAGTACCATCGGTGTGGCTTCGTTTGAGGCTTAG